CGAATACGCCCTTGCCCCTCTGCTTGTCGGTGAAATATTCCTGGTAATAGGGCAGCGACGAAATGACTTCTACCCCGTGCTCCGCGTAAAACCGGGGGAGATATGACTTGCTCTCTCCGGTTACGGGATTGCCGTCTATCGTCACGGTCAGGTTGTGCCTGACCATGACGTGCTTCCCGAGCTTCACAGCTTCCCTGACGAGGCGGTCGAAATGCGGATTGAGCTCAGGGGCTCCGCCTGTAATGTCGAGATTCTTTATCTGATAATGGTCCCCGAGAATTTCCAGGCACCGGTCTGCGGTAGCGAGGTCCATCTGCTCGGTCCTACTCGGCGAGGCGTCGACGTGGCAGTGTACGCAGGACTGGTTGCAGAGCTTGGTAACGTTTACCTGGAGTGTGTCTATACCGAGAGGACGGAGCTCCTGACCGTTGTCCCTGAGCGTTTTATAAAAATCGTATTTGATCTCGTCGCTCTCGACTATTCCGTCCGTTTTCTGCTTGAGGGCGTGAGCCTCGGGCATAGAATGCTCCAATATTATTCCGCTGGACCTGAATCCTGCGTTCTGTTCTTATTTCGTACGGAGGATCACAATGCGCCTTGTTTTTCGAGCGCATTATGCATCTGGATACCGTGTATCAGCGTGATACCCGCTTCCATGGATGCGGCCACGTGTATAGCCTCCGTCATCTGCTCCGGATCGGCCCCTGTCTCCAGGCACTGCGTCGTGTAAGCGTCGATGCAGTAGGGGCATTGTTTGACGTGTGCGACCGCAAGTGCGATGAGGGCCTTCTCCCTTCTGGTCAGCGCGCCGTCCTCGCCGGTAGCCGCGTTGTAATAATCGAAGAACTTCTTCATCAGCTCCTGGCCGAATTTCCCCATCTCGGAAAACCGTTTCAGGTCCTTCGGGTCATAGTAATCCATCCCGTACCTCCGTTAATTCTGGTGTGTTAGGCTTCAGCAGCAGCTGCCTCCGCCGTCAGGCGCGCAGCACGAGCTTTCCTCCTGTTTCCTGCCTGACTCCGTTATTATAAACATGCCCGAATAAGGGGCGGCGGAAAGTTTGGAGGCAGTATCCGTGCATACTTCGACGGCCTGATTTCTGGGAAAAACATGTCCCTCTTCGTCTATTATCACCTTGAAGGGGCCTTTGTAAGTTGCGTACTGTCCTGTGTAGATGCAGCCCGGTGTTTTCCGGAATTTGTATCCCCTGACAGTGACCGAATAGAATTCGATGTTTTCGACACACTTCCAGTATTTTTTGTCGAGCACCTCTATGCCGTAAAAACCCGCCTGCTCCATGTGGGAGAGAAACCGGTCTTCGGCAAGCGAGCCCGAAATGCACTCGCCCAGAAGCCGCTCGTCGTTTTTCAGATGCGCGGGAATCTCGCGGTCGGAAACGATGTCGGATACGACTATCCTTCCACGGTCCTTGAGCACCCTCCATATCTCGGAGAATACTTTCCGCTTGTCGGGGGAAAGATTGATGACGCAGTTGGATGTGATAAGGTCTGCTGAGTCGGCGTCGGCGGGTATCTCTTCGAGATAGCCCTTCCGGAACTCAACGTTCTTGTATCCCAGATTCTCCGATACCGCCTCCTTGTTTTCATTCGCTACTCTGAGCATGTCGTCTGTCATATCGACGCCGATGACCTTTCCCGCCCGCCCTGTCTTCTTGGCCGCGATGAAGCAGTCTATGCCCGCTCCCGAGCCCAGGTCGAGCACGGTTTCTCCGGTGGTAATTCCCGCAAGGCTGATCGGGCTTCCGCAGCCGTAGAACCTTTCGGTTACCTCGCGGGGTATGTGGCTCGTTTCCTCGGCCGGGTAACCGCCCGGACAGCAGAGGCTCGCCTGAGGTTCCCTGGCTGCCCTGCCGTAAAATTCCTTTACACTCTCTCTCGTTTGGTCTTTTGTCTCCATATACTGCTTATCTCCTGTATTGGTTGTAGGTGCGGATATTGGGAATTTATATCTATTCTTGCATCTCCATAGCCCGATGTAAATAGGACTCTCGGTCCCCGGCAGATGTAATTACGTTGAAATCTACCGTTTAGATGCTTATTATCTTTTAGAGTTTCATTTTTTTGCTGCGGATTCCGGTTTCGATTAGTGAGCGTATCGTTTAATTTACACCCTCCGCTAATTGCAGACGGCGGGTATTGTTACGTTGTAACACCCTAAGCTAGAGCCGGGAGGATAAGACAGATTTTCATATGGAATTAAAATCGGTGATTTTTGATTTCGACGGGGTGATAGCGAATACGGAGCCTGTCCATTTAGGCGCCTTCCAGCTTACACTCGAGGGCATCGGTATAGAGCTTACCGAAGAGGACTACTACGCCAACTACCTGGCATACGACGACAAGACTTTCTTCAGGAGGCTTCTCGATGACAGGGACTATAAGCACGAAGAAGCCCTCATTGCCGAGCTCATGGAAAGGAAGACCGGCCACTACGATAACCTGATAAAAGGCAGGATCGAGATACTGCCCGGAGTAAAGAGCTTCATCGAAAGGATAGCGGGCCGGTACCGTCTCGCTATAGGCTCAGGGGCGCTTAGGGCCGAGATCACGGATATACTCGAGTTCGCGGGGATCGGCGGATATTTCGAGGTAATCGTCAGCGCCGAGGACGTAGAGAACTGCAAGCCGGCCCCGGACGTGTTTCTCGAGGTGTTAAAAAGGCTCAACTCCCGGGCTTCGATTACAGGTCCTATAGCTGCCGGGGAGTGCCTCGTCATAGAGGATTCCGTTTCGGGAATCAAGGCCGCTCTCTCGGCAGGGATGAAGTGTCTCGCCGTAACGAACTCTTATCCGGCCGAAGAGCTTTCCCATGCGCATATGGTGAAAGAGAGCCTGGGCGGGGTCGGGATCGAAGACCTGATCGTATTGTTCCCGGGGCTTTGATAGAGTCTTCCGGCTACTGCAAACACGATTTGGCGTGCAGGTCCTCTATTCGTCCGTAGAGATTGAGAAATGCTCTGACTCCAATTACTATTACGCTATGGATATGTATGCTCTTGTAATGGCAGGCGGGGAGGGGAAGAGGTTCTGGCCGCTTAGCAGCCGGAATAAACCCAAGCAGTTTCTCTCGCTCACCGGCGAAAAGTCCCTCTTAAGGCAGACCGTTGACAGGGTCCTGCCCCTGATCCCGATTGAGAAGGTATTCGTCGTCACCGTCGCCGGATATGCGGAAGAGACCCTTAAACACATACCCGAGCTTCCGGAAGAAAATATCGTCCTCGAGCCCGAGGGGAAAAACACGGCGCCGTGCATTGCTTACGGTACTCTCAGAATCAAGCGTTCCGCAAAAGAGCCGGTTATCGTCGTCCTGCCCGCTGACCATGCGGTGGGCGACGACGAAGGGTTCCGGGATGTGCTTGAATTCGCCTATGGCGCTGCATCGGTCAGGCTTGAAAACGGAAACTACCCGCTTATTACACTCGGCGTAACGCCGACAATGCCCGAGACGGGTTACGGGTATATAAAATCCGCCAAGAAAGTCGTGTTCGCCTCGGGGCCCTTGAACGCGTACAGGGTCGAAAGGTTTACAGAAAAGCCCGATCTCGGCACTGCGCTCGGTTTCCTGAAGGAAGGCGGGTACTACTGGAACAGCGGGGTGTTCGTGTGGAAGGCCTCGTCTATAATCTCAGACTTTTCAAAGATTATTCCCGAATGGTACGAACATTTCGATGAAATTTCGGCGAGCCTGGGGAAACCCTCGGAAGAAGTTACAGTGTCTTCCTTTTATAAAACCATAGAGCCGGGCTCTATAGATAAACTGATACTCGAGCGTTCGGACAACACCGTCGTCATCCCGGTTACCTACCCGTGGAGCGACGTGGGCAGCTGGAAGACGCTAGACGAATTCCTGCGCAAGGGTGTGGACGACAACATATTTCATGGTGAGGGAATTTCGGTCGATTCGTCCGGGTGTCTCGTGTTCGGGGACAAGAGGGTCATAGCGCTCGTCGGAGTGAAGGATCTAGTGGTGGTCGACTCCGGGGACGGTATACTGGTTCTCGATAAGGATAAGTCGCAGGATGTGAGGAAGGTAGCCGAAGAACTTAGTAAAAAGAATAAAGATTAGTCACCAACCTGCCATAATCAATTGATATTTATTGTTTTCTGTCCTAAAATTGTATAGGAGCCAAGGGCTTAATCGAATAAGCGGGATGAAATTATAATGCGAGAAGGGAATATCTTCATAGTTTCGGGTCCTTCGGGAGGCGGGAAGACCACGCTCGTAAAAAGGGTGCTCGAAGGTCTGAACAATCTCAGGTTTTCGGTTTCCTGTACTACGAGAAAGCCGAGAGCGGGCGAAGTGAACGGGAGAGACTATGTTTTTGTCACCGACGGTGAGTTCGGAAAGATGATCGAAGAGCATAAATTCGCCGAATATGCTAATGTATACGGCCACATGTACGGCACCCCTATCGCGGAGCTTGAAAATGCGGCTAAAACGGGAGTCGACCTCATTCTAGACATAGATGTCCAGGGCGCAAAACAGATAAAGCAAAGGTTCAGCGGAGGGGTATACTGCTTTGTCCTCCCGTCGTCGTTTGACATTCTGAGGCAGAGACTTCTCGAGAGGGGGAGCGAAAAAAAGGGCGAGATTGAAAAGCGTCTCGCCAATGCCAGGAAGGAGATGGAAGACATAGACAACTATGATTATATTATTGTAAACGATGATCTCGACCGGGCTGCGGAGTGTCTTACATCTGTAATAATTTCGGCCAGGTGCAGTAAGGACAAGTCTATGGGGATTGTAAAGAAAGGGTATTCGACCGAATAAGACAATGATCAGGCTTAACGACATAACGGAGCGTGTGAATTCCTACCTTTATCTCACGGATACGGACGTCGAGACACTCAAGAAGGCGTACGTCTATTCGGCGAAGGTACACGCCGGACAGACCCGGAGTTCGGGAGAGCCGTATCTCAG
This DNA window, taken from Thermodesulfobacteriota bacterium, encodes the following:
- the arsS gene encoding arsenosugar biosynthesis radical SAM (seleno)protein ArsS (Some members of this family are selenoproteins.) yields the protein MPEAHALKQKTDGIVESDEIKYDFYKTLRDNGQELRPLGIDTLQVNVTKLCNQSCVHCHVDASPSRTEQMDLATADRCLEILGDHYQIKNLDITGGAPELNPHFDRLVREAVKLGKHVMVRHNLTVTIDGNPVTGESKSYLPRFYAEHGVEVISSLPYYQEYFTDKQRGKGVFEKSVQAILLLNAAGYGMDDTGLILNFVYNPVGAFLPAPQKSLEADFKRELERKYGIVFNNLYTITNMPINRFKQQLKKLGAYDEYMTRLVNAYNPAAAEGVMCRSLVSVGYDGRIYDCDFNQMLELEIAGKGKPMTVFNFDYERLMKRRIIFAPHCFGCTAGGGSSCGGATA
- a CDS encoding methyltransferase domain-containing protein — encoded protein: METKDQTRESVKEFYGRAAREPQASLCCPGGYPAEETSHIPREVTERFYGCGSPISLAGITTGETVLDLGSGAGIDCFIAAKKTGRAGKVIGVDMTDDMLRVANENKEAVSENLGYKNVEFRKGYLEEIPADADSADLITSNCVINLSPDKRKVFSEIWRVLKDRGRIVVSDIVSDREIPAHLKNDERLLGECISGSLAEDRFLSHMEQAGFYGIEVLDKKYWKCVENIEFYSVTVRGYKFRKTPGCIYTGQYATYKGPFKVIIDEEGHVFPRNQAVEVCTDTASKLSAAPYSGMFIITESGRKQEESSCCAPDGGGSCC
- a CDS encoding HAD family phosphatase is translated as MELKSVIFDFDGVIANTEPVHLGAFQLTLEGIGIELTEEDYYANYLAYDDKTFFRRLLDDRDYKHEEALIAELMERKTGHYDNLIKGRIEILPGVKSFIERIAGRYRLAIGSGALRAEITDILEFAGIGGYFEVIVSAEDVENCKPAPDVFLEVLKRLNSRASITGPIAAGECLVIEDSVSGIKAALSAGMKCLAVTNSYPAEELSHAHMVKESLGGVGIEDLIVLFPGL
- the gmk gene encoding guanylate kinase; protein product: MMREGNIFIVSGPSGGGKTTLVKRVLEGLNNLRFSVSCTTRKPRAGEVNGRDYVFVTDGEFGKMIEEHKFAEYANVYGHMYGTPIAELENAAKTGVDLILDIDVQGAKQIKQRFSGGVYCFVLPSSFDILRQRLLERGSEKKGEIEKRLANARKEMEDIDNYDYIIVNDDLDRAAECLTSVIISARCSKDKSMGIVKKGYSTE
- a CDS encoding arsenosugar biosynthesis-associated peroxidase-like protein yields the protein MDYYDPKDLKRFSEMGKFGQELMKKFFDYYNAATGEDGALTRREKALIALAVAHVKQCPYCIDAYTTQCLETGADPEQMTEAIHVAASMEAGITLIHGIQMHNALEKQGAL
- a CDS encoding sugar phosphate nucleotidyltransferase, whose amino-acid sequence is MAGGEGKRFWPLSSRNKPKQFLSLTGEKSLLRQTVDRVLPLIPIEKVFVVTVAGYAEETLKHIPELPEENIVLEPEGKNTAPCIAYGTLRIKRSAKEPVIVVLPADHAVGDDEGFRDVLEFAYGAASVRLENGNYPLITLGVTPTMPETGYGYIKSAKKVVFASGPLNAYRVERFTEKPDLGTALGFLKEGGYYWNSGVFVWKASSIISDFSKIIPEWYEHFDEISASLGKPSEEVTVSSFYKTIEPGSIDKLILERSDNTVVIPVTYPWSDVGSWKTLDEFLRKGVDDNIFHGEGISVDSSGCLVFGDKRVIALVGVKDLVVVDSGDGILVLDKDKSQDVRKVAEELSKKNKD